GCGAGGTGGACATAGTCCCAGGCCGGGAGGGCACCTCCTGTGCCCTTCGGGGCGACGGTGCGGAGCGGGCAGGTCAAAGTTGCTTTTGGGTGAGACAGGGCTCTGGCGGAATGACCTGAGGCTGGGAGACTCGGATGTAGAGGTACCCGAAAGCTTTATCTCTCTTTGGAAGGGGTTTTCTCTTTTTGGTACCAGAGGATCAGAGCATATAGTCCGTCGGACAATCTGTTGACATAGGAGAAGACCTCTGGGGGAATTGCCCCTGCCCGAAAGAGTGAAACAACCTGACGTTCTGCCCGTCGGGCTACAGTTCGAGCCAAATGGAGAGCTGCGCAAACTTGGCATTCGCCCGGGCGTATAAACTGAAAGTCCGTATCAGTGAACATGGATGACACCTGACGGATCATCTCCTCCAGCCGGTCAAGTTTTGGTGGCTCCAGTCCATCACAGAGCGCCAGATATCCCATGAGAACGTACAGGTCATCCTCCAGCTGTCTCAGGTGTTCGTTCACTGGTTCAAAATCGCATATGGACCGAGCAAGGCCAATGGTGGCTTGGCATTCATCCACGATTCCATAGGCCTCGACCCTGGGATCATCCTTTGGGACTCGCTTGCCGGAGCAGAGGCTGGTGTTCCCCTTGTCGCCACCTTTGGTGGTGATTGTGAGATTTTGCATGGCGTATCCTCCTTTTTTGTTCGTGCTCCTCGACTTTCTTTTGCAACAAAAACGTTCTCTACTTGAACGCAGTCTGAGTAAAGAAGCGTATGTTGGTATTTTATCGCTTTTTTCGAATGTTTTTCAGGCGAAAACTCTTGTCAAGGACCGTGTGTACTGATAGAATACGTCTCGTTCTCGATTGAGCCCGGGTGGCGGAATTGGTAGACGCGCTAGATTCAGGTTCTAGTGGGCATACTGCCTGTAGGAGTTCGAGTCTCCTCCCGGGCACCAGAGTTGTAATTGTTATTGGCATGCGTGGGTGGCCTTTGTGACGGACTAATCCGTGACAAAAGGTCTTTTGTTTTTGGTCGCATCGTGATCGTTGACACGGTACGACCTTTTTGTTATGTTTACTGTTCGTCAGTATAGAAATTTTTCTCCTCATCTTTGAGACACAGGGAGGTTGTCAGCCTGATGGCCGAATTCGTACCCGTAGGCAAAAAGCGCAGCCGACTCACCTTTGGTCGTGCCCGGGATCTGGTGGAGATTCCCGACATGGTTGAGGTGCAGCGAGATTCATATCGAAACTTCTTCCAGGAAGAGCAGGATCCTGATAACCGAGGCAACTTTGGGCTTCAGGAACTTCTTGAGGAGATATTCCCCATCGAAAACTATGATGGTTCCTTTGCGCTGGAATTTGTTCGGTACTTTTTGGATGATTCGACAACGACTCAGGATGAGGCTCAGCAGAAAGACTGTACCTGGCATCGTCCCGTCAGGGCGACGATCCGCCTTATCAGCAGAAAAACAATGGAGATTAAGGAAGAAGAGATATACCTCGGTGATTTTCCCATGATGACCGAGCGGGGAACCTTCATCATAAATGGTACCGAACGAGTCGTGGTCAACCAGCTGGCTCGGTCGGCTGGCGTGTATTTTAAGGTGGATTATTCAGCTCCTGTCGCTGAGACTTTCACGGCCAAGATTATCCCTGAACGGGGGGCATGGCTTGAGTTCGCAATGGGCAGTGGCGATGCCCTCTATGTCAACATCGACAACAAAAAAAAGCTCCCGGGGACCTTGCTTCTAAAAGCTTTTGGTGTTTCCTCCAACGAGGAGCTCCTCCGCATTTTCGGTGGCGAGATCACGGAGGTCGACCTGGTTGAAGATGAAGTCCTTGGCCGTCTTTTAGCCGAGACCATCGTGAACGAAAGCGGTGTCGAGGTCATTCGCCGAGAGGAGCGCCTGAATCGAGAGCATCTGGAACAATTATGGCAGATGGGCAGGACCCGGATCAATGTCTGGGATGTGAGCCCCGTCTTTGCGGCTACTTTGGAAAAGGATGTCACCAATACTCCCGAGGAAGCGATGTTGGAGATATTCAGACGTCTTCGTCCCAACGAGCCCGCTCGCATTGAAAACGCCAGGGAATATTTTGAGGGCTTGTTTTTTGACGTTCGGCGCTATACCCTGGGGCGCGTCGGTCGCTACAAGCTGAACAGACGGCTCCGTTTGGACATCCCCATATCCCATAGGCTTCTGACAGTCGAGGACCTGGTTCGGATCGTCAAGGGAGTCGTCGTTCTACGGGATACGGAGGAGCAGCGAGATGAGCGTTCCTTCGCTGACCTGCATGAGGAATACCCTGACGATATCGATCATCTGGGCAATCGTCGGGTTCGTTCCGTGGGAGAGCTTCTCCAGAACCAGGTTCGTATTGGTCTGCTTCGCATGGAGCGGATCGCCAAGGAGCGAATGACGACCATTCCCGATCTGACCAAGGCCATGGCGCGGGATCTGATCAACGTTCGTCCTATCTCAGCGGCTCTCAGGGAGTTTTTCGGATCAGGGCAGCTCTCTCAGTATATGGATCAGAACAACCCCCTGTCGGAGCTCACTCACCGCCGTCGTCTTTCGGCCTTGGGGCCCGGTGGACTCAGTCGAGAGCGAGCTGGATTCGAGGCTCGAGACGTTCACTACACCCACTACGGGCGTATCTGTCCCATAGAGACTCCAGAGGGGCCTAATATCGGTCTTGTAACCTCTCTGTCTACGTATTCTAAGGTCAATGACTACGGATTTTTGGTCACACCACGGCGTCCGGTCCATGATGGCGTCGTATCTATGGATCCTGGTGATGTCGTCTATCTGGCGGCAGACGATGAGGATGAGGTCTACGTGGGGCGGGCCAACACGCCTTACGATGAGAAAACCGGTCGTCTTTCGGAGGAGCTTTGCTACGCTCGATACAGGGGGAAAATTGTGGAGGTTCCCCCCGAGAGGGTAGATTATCTGGACATCTCCCCGAAACAAATCGTCTCGGCCTCTACAGCTCTGATCCCTTTTCTGGAGCATGACGATGCGAACCGAGCTCTCATGGGCTCCAATATGCAGCGTCAGGCTGTGCCCCTTCTGCTGCCGGCGGCTCCGCGTGTAGGGACCGGTATGGAGGCTCGTATCGCCAAAGACTCGGGGTCCTGTGTGATCTCCCCTGTGGCTGGTCATGTCTCTTACGTAGACGCTGATAAGGTCGAGATAAAATCCCCCTCTGGTGATTATAGAACCTTTGCCTTCCAGAAATTCAAAAGATCCAACCAGGGAACCATCATCCATCAGCGTCCGATCGTGGCGAAGGGGGATCTGGTCTCTGTGGGGCAGGTCCTGGCCGATGGTCAGTCGGTAGATCAGGGCGAGCTCGCTCTGGGGCGGAATGTCCTTATCGCCTTTATCCCGTGGGAGGGGTATAACTACGAAGATGCTATCCTCCTGAGCGAGCGTCTTGTCAAAGAGGATTACTTCACGTCGATCCATATTGAGGAGTACGAAATGGAGGCTCGGGACACAAAACTTGGTCCTGAGGAGATCACCAGGGATATCCCCAACGTGGGCGAAGATGCTCTGAAGGATCTTGATGAGTGGGGAGTTGTTCGAGTTGGGGCCGAGGTTGTCGCCGGCGACATCCTCGTGGGTAAGGTCACCCCTAAGGGAGAATCTGACCAGTCTCCTGAGGAAAAACTCCTGCGGGCCATCTTCGGCGAGAAGGCTCGGGAGGTGAGGGACATGTCGCTGCACGTCCCTCATGGTGCCAGAGGAAAGGTTGTCGCTGTTAAGAAGCTGAACAAGGAAGAGAACAGCGACTCTCTGAGTCCCGGAGTCAACGAGGTGGTCAAGGTTTATGTGGCTCAGCTACGTAAGATCACCGTGGGGGATAAGATGTCCGGGCGACACGGGAACAAGGGGGTTGTCTCCAGAATATTGCCGGTGGAGGACATGCCCTACATGCCCGATGGAACACCGGTGGATGTCTGCCTTAACCCTCTTGGGGTGCCGAGCCGGATGAATCTGGGACAGGTGCTTGAGACCATCCTGGCGACTGTGGCGGTGGCCAACGGTTGGCACGTGGCTACACCTGTCTTCGAGGGAGCTCGGGAGCAGGAAATTTACGATCTACTGGATAAACTGAGTAAGGAGAACCCCGACTATTCAACCCTCACCTCAGGGGGCACCATGCAGCTCATAGATGGTCGGACGGGGGAGCCCATGGATTACAAGACCACAGTAGGGTACATGTACATGCTCAAATTGAACCACCTCGTAGATGACAAGCTTCACGCCCGGTCCATCGGACCCTATAGTCTTATCACCCAACAGCCATTGGGTGGTAAAGCTCAGTTTGGGGGGCAGCGCTTTGGTGAGATGGAGGTCTGGGCTCTGCAAGGGTATGGTGCAGCCCATATTCTTCAGGAAATGCTCACGGTTAAGTCCGACGACATTCGGGGGCGTCTCAAGACCTACGAAAAAATTGTCAAGGGGCAGAATCTCACCAGTCCTGGAGTTCCCGAGAGCTTCAAAGTCCTTGTTAAGGAGCTTGAGGGTTTAGGTTTGGGAGTCGATATCGAGTACAGCGACGGGACGATAGGGCCTTTGTTGCCTGACGATGACGAGGAACAGCCCCAAAAGGCTTCCCTGTCCATGCCTTTTGCTGGCGACGCGAGGATCGTCTCGCCGGAATCCGTTCCCGCTCCTACGTCGTTAGAGATGGAGGCCATGATTTTTGGTGACGGTAAAAAATCGGGGAGCGAGAATAGTCCCACCAATGACCAGGAAGCCGATGAGGCGAAAGGAGTTGACCGCTAACGATGACTCGCCGTGAGATCGTCGGGGTTAGGGTGCGTCTCGCCAGTCCAGGAGATATTCGAGCCCTGTCTGCCGGAGAAGTAAAAAAACCCGAGACCATCAACTACCGCACTCTTCGTCCCGAGAAGGATGGCCTGTTCTGTGAGCGTATTTTCGGTCCGACAAAGAGCTTCGAGTGTGCCTGCGGCAAGTATAAAAAGAGTGGCCCTAAGTTTAAAGGGGTTATCTGTGACAGATGTGGTGTGGAGGTAACTGACAACCGCGTTCGCAGGGAACGCATGGGACACATTGAGTTAGCGGCTCCAGTGGTCCATATTTGGTATCTTCGGGGAATTCCCAGTCGACTCAGCCTCCTGCTGGGGACTGCCACAAAGATGTTGGAAAAGGTCGTCTATTTTGCCCCGATCCGTAAGAGAGAACCAGCCTTCAAGGTCGTTATGGAGGGGAAGCGGAGTGATCTGGCCCGGCGGGGCGATGTCATCTCCGAGAGTGAGGTACGGCTTCACGACCACTACGACACTAAGTTCAAGGCAGAGGAAGCCTATCGAGTTGTCTCGGTGGACGATATCCCTCTGTCTGAGGGGGACGTTATTTCCTCATCCCAAATGGGTCGTTTCAAGGCAGATTACGGTGATGATGTCTTCTCCGCTGAGCCGGCTTTTCTGGTTGAAGACTGTCCTGAAGACGGGCCACTAACTCAGGGAGACGTTATCTCCGCTCAGCGCCGAGATGACCTTCTTGCCGCAGAAATTGATTTCACGGTCACGCGGGCGAAGGTCGGTAGTCACGAGGGATTTCTGGTCACGTCCGTAGCCAAGCTCCCCTTTGCCAAGGGAGACGTCATATCTACTAGCGAATATGTTCTTTTCCAGGAGCGTTACCCTG
The genomic region above belongs to Dethiosulfovibrio peptidovorans and contains:
- the rpoB gene encoding DNA-directed RNA polymerase subunit beta, whose protein sequence is MAEFVPVGKKRSRLTFGRARDLVEIPDMVEVQRDSYRNFFQEEQDPDNRGNFGLQELLEEIFPIENYDGSFALEFVRYFLDDSTTTQDEAQQKDCTWHRPVRATIRLISRKTMEIKEEEIYLGDFPMMTERGTFIINGTERVVVNQLARSAGVYFKVDYSAPVAETFTAKIIPERGAWLEFAMGSGDALYVNIDNKKKLPGTLLLKAFGVSSNEELLRIFGGEITEVDLVEDEVLGRLLAETIVNESGVEVIRREERLNREHLEQLWQMGRTRINVWDVSPVFAATLEKDVTNTPEEAMLEIFRRLRPNEPARIENAREYFEGLFFDVRRYTLGRVGRYKLNRRLRLDIPISHRLLTVEDLVRIVKGVVVLRDTEEQRDERSFADLHEEYPDDIDHLGNRRVRSVGELLQNQVRIGLLRMERIAKERMTTIPDLTKAMARDLINVRPISAALREFFGSGQLSQYMDQNNPLSELTHRRRLSALGPGGLSRERAGFEARDVHYTHYGRICPIETPEGPNIGLVTSLSTYSKVNDYGFLVTPRRPVHDGVVSMDPGDVVYLAADDEDEVYVGRANTPYDEKTGRLSEELCYARYRGKIVEVPPERVDYLDISPKQIVSASTALIPFLEHDDANRALMGSNMQRQAVPLLLPAAPRVGTGMEARIAKDSGSCVISPVAGHVSYVDADKVEIKSPSGDYRTFAFQKFKRSNQGTIIHQRPIVAKGDLVSVGQVLADGQSVDQGELALGRNVLIAFIPWEGYNYEDAILLSERLVKEDYFTSIHIEEYEMEARDTKLGPEEITRDIPNVGEDALKDLDEWGVVRVGAEVVAGDILVGKVTPKGESDQSPEEKLLRAIFGEKAREVRDMSLHVPHGARGKVVAVKKLNKEENSDSLSPGVNEVVKVYVAQLRKITVGDKMSGRHGNKGVVSRILPVEDMPYMPDGTPVDVCLNPLGVPSRMNLGQVLETILATVAVANGWHVATPVFEGAREQEIYDLLDKLSKENPDYSTLTSGGTMQLIDGRTGEPMDYKTTVGYMYMLKLNHLVDDKLHARSIGPYSLITQQPLGGKAQFGGQRFGEMEVWALQGYGAAHILQEMLTVKSDDIRGRLKTYEKIVKGQNLTSPGVPESFKVLVKELEGLGLGVDIEYSDGTIGPLLPDDDEEQPQKASLSMPFAGDARIVSPESVPAPTSLEMEAMIFGDGKKSGSENSPTNDQEADEAKGVDR
- a CDS encoding ATP:cob(I)alamin adenosyltransferase yields the protein MQNLTITTKGGDKGNTSLCSGKRVPKDDPRVEAYGIVDECQATIGLARSICDFEPVNEHLRQLEDDLYVLMGYLALCDGLEPPKLDRLEEMIRQVSSMFTDTDFQFIRPGECQVCAALHLARTVARRAERQVVSLFRAGAIPPEVFSYVNRLSDGLYALILWYQKEKTPSKER